In one window of Chitinivorax tropicus DNA:
- the gabT gene encoding 4-aminobutyrate--2-oxoglutarate transaminase has translation MASNTELHQRRNAVFPRGMGALHPIYIERARNAEMWDVEGKRYIDFAGGIAVLNTGHSHPVINLAVQQQVERFSHTCLMVNPYESAIELAEKLCTLAPISGEKKAFFVSTGAEAVENAIKIARAATGRSGVIAFTGGFHGRTHYAMGLTGKVVPYKAGFGPFPAEIHHVPFPIEYHGVTVEDSIAAIHSLFKCSIEPSRVAAIILEPVQGEGGFYAAPPELMRALRQICDQHGILLIADEIQTGFARTGTMFAMQQYDVEADLMTMAKSLAGGYPLAAVVGRAAVMDAPAPGGLGGTYAGSPVAIAAALAVLKVIEDEQLVQRSQTLGELLLARLKALQARYPQRIGEVRGKGAMVAMEFVKQGDAHQPDADVTKAVVLAAAQAGLILLSCGTYANVIRFLMPLTAPDALVEEGLAILATVLEQTLV, from the coding sequence ATGGCAAGCAATACAGAACTACATCAACGGCGCAACGCGGTCTTTCCGCGGGGCATGGGCGCACTCCATCCCATCTACATCGAACGTGCACGCAATGCTGAGATGTGGGATGTCGAAGGCAAGCGATACATCGATTTCGCCGGTGGCATCGCAGTGTTGAATACCGGCCACAGCCACCCAGTGATCAACCTGGCTGTGCAACAGCAGGTCGAGCGATTCAGCCACACCTGTTTGATGGTCAATCCTTACGAATCTGCCATCGAGCTGGCCGAAAAGCTATGTACCCTGGCGCCGATCAGTGGCGAGAAGAAGGCATTTTTTGTCTCGACTGGCGCAGAGGCCGTCGAGAATGCCATCAAGATCGCTCGTGCGGCAACAGGCCGCTCCGGCGTGATCGCTTTCACCGGTGGGTTTCATGGTCGCACCCATTATGCGATGGGGCTGACCGGCAAAGTGGTGCCTTATAAGGCGGGGTTCGGGCCATTTCCGGCAGAGATCCATCATGTGCCGTTTCCCATCGAATACCACGGCGTGACGGTGGAGGACTCCATCGCTGCGATCCACAGCCTATTCAAATGCAGCATCGAGCCCAGCCGGGTGGCGGCGATCATTCTGGAGCCGGTACAGGGCGAGGGTGGTTTCTATGCGGCGCCACCTGAGCTGATGCGAGCATTGCGGCAAATTTGCGACCAGCACGGCATCCTGTTGATTGCAGATGAGATTCAAACGGGCTTTGCCCGCACCGGCACGATGTTTGCCATGCAGCAATATGATGTGGAGGCCGATTTGATGACCATGGCCAAATCACTGGCAGGTGGCTACCCACTGGCAGCGGTGGTGGGGCGGGCCGCCGTGATGGATGCGCCTGCGCCAGGCGGTCTCGGTGGCACCTACGCGGGCTCGCCTGTGGCCATCGCGGCAGCATTGGCGGTGTTGAAGGTGATTGAAGATGAGCAGCTGGTGCAGCGCTCGCAGACCCTTGGCGAGCTGCTGCTCGCACGCCTGAAGGCATTGCAGGCCCGTTACCCGCAGCGGATCGGTGAGGTACGTGGCAAAGGTGCCATGGTGGCCATGGAATTCGTCAAACAAGGCGATGCACATCAGCCCGATGCCGATGTGACCAAGGCTGTGGTGCTGGCCGCAGCGCAAGCGGGGTTGATTTTGTTGTCCTGCGGCACCTATGCAAATGTGATCCGCTTCCTGATGCCGCTCACGGCACCTGACGCCTTGGTGGAAGAAGGTTTGGCCATCCTGGCAACAGTATTGGAGCAGACGCTGGTTTGA
- a CDS encoding hydrolase — protein MMIDANRSWLLVVDIQEKLVAAVHQADQFVENCAWLVELAAMVGVPIVFSEQYPKGLGHTLPRLTDLAPAAQVVEKVHFSCLSANCLPSELLSQRKQVIICGMESHVCVLQTTLGLINEGKEVYVVADVVSSRTTHDIQLALARMQQAGAVIVSREMVLFEWLRQAGTPQFKAVSARFLQATRPAV, from the coding sequence ATGATGATTGACGCCAACCGCTCGTGGTTGCTGGTTGTGGATATACAGGAAAAACTGGTCGCCGCCGTCCACCAGGCCGATCAGTTCGTCGAGAACTGCGCTTGGCTGGTCGAGTTGGCCGCCATGGTCGGCGTGCCCATTGTCTTTTCCGAGCAATACCCCAAGGGGCTTGGCCACACGCTGCCACGCCTGACAGACCTGGCGCCCGCAGCCCAGGTGGTCGAAAAAGTCCATTTCTCCTGCCTGTCCGCAAATTGCCTGCCCAGCGAGCTGCTGTCTCAGCGCAAACAGGTGATCATCTGCGGCATGGAAAGCCACGTCTGCGTGCTGCAAACCACGCTGGGGCTGATCAATGAAGGCAAGGAAGTCTACGTAGTAGCGGACGTCGTCTCATCGCGCACCACGCACGATATCCAGCTGGCACTGGCCCGCATGCAACAGGCCGGCGCAGTGATCGTCAGCCGTGAAATGGTGCTGTTCGAATGGCTGCGCCAAGCTGGCACACCTCAATTCAAAGCAGTCAGCGCACGTTTCCTGCAGGCCACGCGCCCTGCTGTCTAA
- a CDS encoding HD domain-containing phosphohydrolase has translation MPANHQRIAEAHLVVGEPLPWDVYDQQGHLLLRKGFVLESDAQIERLIDTGLYVDRDELAATEKAASEGEGAQSAVMPLLQAREKLETMPQLLKSPTPQLNETIGDIAKLIQRACQINTDIALAFIQQRQKGSYAVRHHADCAILACVLGRSMKLAEPDLHSLLCAALTMNLGMIEVQDKLNTITGELAPAVKTAIRGHPRKGRDILHLATVADDLWLEIVMQHHEAEDGSGYPVGLKGDQITLCAKLLNIADRYCARISVRGERAVALPNAVLRDILLESGHAIAPEIAAHFIKIIGIYPPGTMVRLANGEIGVVSKRSDNTATPWVHSVIGPFGVDLEFPIRRKTSEALYTIREAVDSRKYRMPFRMYPVWGKEAAGG, from the coding sequence GTGCCTGCCAATCACCAGCGCATTGCTGAAGCTCACTTGGTTGTTGGTGAGCCGTTACCGTGGGATGTGTACGACCAGCAAGGGCATCTGCTGTTGCGAAAAGGTTTTGTACTGGAGTCAGACGCCCAGATCGAGCGACTGATCGACACCGGCTTGTACGTGGATCGCGACGAGCTGGCCGCGACGGAAAAAGCGGCGTCGGAAGGCGAAGGCGCCCAATCTGCCGTGATGCCGTTGCTACAGGCACGCGAAAAGCTGGAGACCATGCCACAGCTCTTGAAATCCCCCACGCCACAGCTGAATGAAACGATTGGCGACATTGCCAAACTGATCCAACGTGCGTGCCAGATCAACACCGATATCGCCCTGGCCTTCATCCAACAACGGCAGAAAGGCAGCTATGCCGTGCGGCACCATGCCGACTGCGCCATCCTGGCCTGTGTTCTGGGGCGCAGCATGAAACTGGCCGAACCAGATCTGCACTCCTTGCTGTGCGCGGCGCTGACCATGAATCTAGGCATGATCGAGGTGCAGGACAAACTGAACACCATCACCGGCGAGCTGGCCCCTGCGGTGAAAACAGCCATTCGCGGCCACCCCAGAAAGGGGCGAGACATCCTGCATTTGGCCACCGTAGCCGATGATCTGTGGCTGGAGATCGTCATGCAGCATCATGAGGCGGAAGATGGCTCGGGGTATCCAGTCGGGTTGAAAGGGGATCAGATCACTTTATGCGCCAAACTGTTGAATATCGCTGACCGCTATTGCGCCCGCATCTCGGTGCGCGGCGAACGCGCCGTCGCTCTGCCCAATGCCGTGCTGCGGGATATCTTGCTGGAGAGCGGTCATGCCATCGCCCCGGAAATCGCTGCCCATTTCATCAAGATCATCGGCATCTACCCGCCTGGCACCATGGTTCGCCTTGCCAATGGTGAGATCGGCGTGGTCAGCAAGCGCTCAGACAATACAGCGACACCTTGGGTGCATTCAGTGATCGGCCCTTTCGGCGTCGATCTGGAATTCCCGATCCGCCGTAAAACCAGCGAGGCGCTGTACACCATCCGAGAGGCCGTTGACAGCCGCAAATATCGGATGCCATTCCGCATGTACCCGGTCTGGGGCAAGGAAGCCGCCGGTGGCTGA
- a CDS encoding ribonucleoside triphosphate reductase gives MSPVVSLPSEVIKRDGRHVPFDAGKIRQALAKASQASGEFGVAECERLTSQVVIALTRHFRRDPMQIEAIQDRVEQALLAAGYVATARAYIVYREQHAALRQDHRTLVDVARSINEYLDQQDWRVNANANQGYSLGGLILNVSGKVVANYWLSHVYPPAVGQAHREADLHIHDLDMLSGYCAGWSLRTLLHEGLNGVPGKVEATPPKHLSSAIGQIVNFLGTLQNEWAGAQAFSSFDTYMAPFIRKDGLGHAEVKQAMQELIYNLNVPSRWGTQTPFTNLTFDWVCPADLREQVPYVGGEEMPFTYGELQAEMDLINQTYIEVMMEGDAKGRVFTFPIPTYNITPDFDWDSPNAQRLFEMTAKYGLPYFQNFLNSELQPHMIRSMCCRLQLDLRELLKRGNGLFGSAEQTGSLGVVTLNCARIGYQYRGDEQGLFQQIDHLLVLGKQSLEIKRKVIQRHIDNGLFPYTKRYLGTLRNHFSTLGVNGINEMIRNFTQDAHDITTDWGHAFACRVLDHIRDRIVAFQEETGHLYNLEATPAEGTTYRFAKEDKKRFPDILQAGTPAQPYYTNSSQLPVGFTDDPFEALARQDALQRKYTGGTVLHLYMNERVSSAEACKQLVKRALSRFRLPYLTITPTFSICPRHGYLAGEHEFCPICDATLLAEQQAKSCQC, from the coding sequence ATGAGCCCTGTTGTGAGCCTGCCCAGTGAAGTCATCAAACGGGATGGCCGCCATGTCCCGTTCGATGCCGGTAAAATCCGTCAGGCCTTGGCCAAAGCCAGCCAGGCCAGTGGTGAATTCGGCGTGGCGGAGTGCGAGCGGCTGACCAGCCAGGTGGTCATTGCATTGACACGGCATTTCCGTCGTGACCCGATGCAGATCGAGGCCATACAAGACAGGGTGGAGCAGGCATTGCTGGCAGCTGGCTATGTTGCCACGGCCAGGGCTTACATCGTCTACCGCGAGCAGCATGCAGCGCTGCGGCAGGATCACCGGACGTTGGTCGATGTCGCGCGCAGTATCAATGAATACCTGGATCAGCAGGACTGGCGTGTGAACGCCAATGCCAATCAGGGCTATAGCCTGGGTGGCCTGATCCTGAACGTATCGGGCAAGGTGGTGGCCAACTATTGGTTGTCGCATGTCTATCCGCCAGCGGTGGGCCAGGCACATCGCGAGGCAGATCTGCATATCCATGATCTGGACATGCTGTCTGGCTATTGTGCGGGCTGGAGCCTGCGCACCTTGCTGCACGAGGGCTTGAATGGTGTGCCCGGCAAGGTGGAGGCGACCCCGCCCAAGCATCTGTCGAGTGCGATTGGTCAGATCGTCAATTTCCTCGGTACGTTGCAAAACGAATGGGCTGGCGCCCAGGCGTTCTCGTCCTTTGATACCTATATGGCGCCTTTCATTCGCAAGGATGGCCTGGGTCATGCCGAGGTCAAGCAGGCGATGCAGGAGCTGATCTACAACCTCAATGTGCCTAGCCGGTGGGGCACCCAGACGCCTTTCACCAACCTGACCTTCGACTGGGTATGCCCCGCCGATCTGCGTGAGCAGGTGCCTTATGTCGGCGGTGAGGAGATGCCTTTCACCTATGGCGAGCTGCAGGCCGAGATGGACCTGATCAATCAAACCTATATCGAGGTGATGATGGAAGGTGATGCCAAGGGCCGGGTATTCACCTTTCCGATCCCGACCTACAACATCACGCCGGATTTTGATTGGGACAGCCCCAATGCGCAGCGGTTGTTCGAAATGACTGCTAAATATGGTTTGCCTTATTTTCAGAACTTCCTCAATTCCGAGCTGCAACCACATATGATCCGCTCGATGTGCTGCCGCCTGCAGTTGGATCTGCGCGAGCTGTTGAAGCGGGGGAATGGTCTGTTCGGCTCTGCAGAGCAGACTGGCTCGCTAGGGGTGGTGACGCTGAACTGTGCACGGATCGGCTACCAATATCGAGGCGATGAACAAGGCTTGTTCCAGCAGATCGACCACCTGCTGGTGCTGGGCAAACAAAGCCTGGAGATCAAGCGTAAGGTCATCCAGCGGCATATCGACAATGGGCTGTTTCCGTACACCAAACGCTATCTGGGTACCCTACGTAACCATTTCTCGACGCTGGGCGTGAATGGCATCAACGAAATGATCCGTAATTTCACACAAGATGCCCACGATATCACCACCGATTGGGGGCATGCCTTTGCCTGCCGGGTACTTGACCATATCCGTGACCGGATCGTGGCATTTCAGGAGGAAACCGGCCACCTCTACAACCTGGAGGCCACACCAGCTGAGGGCACGACCTACCGCTTTGCAAAAGAAGACAAAAAGCGCTTCCCGGACATCCTGCAGGCAGGCACCCCGGCCCAGCCCTATTACACCAATTCCAGCCAGTTGCCGGTTGGCTTCACTGACGATCCATTCGAGGCCTTAGCCCGGCAGGATGCGCTGCAGCGCAAATACACCGGTGGCACGGTGCTGCATCTGTATATGAATGAGCGGGTGTCATCGGCAGAGGCCTGCAAACAACTGGTGAAGCGTGCATTGTCGCGGTTTCGGCTGCCATACCTGACCATCACCCCGACATTCTCGATCTGCCCCAGGCATGGCTATCTGGCTGGGGAACACGAATTCTGCCCGATCTGCGATGCCACCTTGCTGGCAGAGCAGCAGGCTAAATCTTGTCAATGTTGA
- the nrdD gene encoding anaerobic ribonucleoside-triphosphate reductase, which produces MNTPRNQVHQLPTGQRTRCEVWTRVMGYHRPVASFNIGKQGEHRERCFFNEPEQGQPTP; this is translated from the coding sequence ATGAACACACCACGCAACCAAGTCCACCAACTACCCACAGGCCAGCGCACCCGCTGTGAAGTCTGGACGCGTGTCATGGGCTATCACCGGCCAGTGGCTTCATTCAACATCGGCAAACAAGGTGAGCACCGGGAGCGTTGCTTCTTCAACGAGCCTGAGCAAGGTCAGCCCACCCCATGA
- a CDS encoding anaerobic ribonucleoside-triphosphate reductase activating protein, whose amino-acid sequence MRTTHIPPADALQVAGLTPFSTLDYPGQLSAVVWVQGCPWRCGYCHNPHLQARGQGGQLAWSAVQQFLQQRVGLLDAVVFSGGEATVDKALPAAMAAVKAMGFRVGLHTAGCYPARLDKVLPLCDWVGLDVKTLWADYDQLTATPGSGRAAEASLNQLLLSGVPHQIRTTVHEAWLPAGKLLALQSMLSSYPVASHVLQPFRKEGCREEFIARLL is encoded by the coding sequence ATGAGGACAACCCATATACCACCTGCTGACGCATTGCAGGTGGCGGGTCTCACCCCATTTTCCACGCTAGACTACCCGGGCCAACTGTCGGCTGTCGTCTGGGTGCAAGGCTGCCCGTGGCGTTGTGGCTACTGTCACAACCCACATCTGCAAGCACGGGGCCAAGGTGGTCAGCTGGCGTGGTCGGCGGTGCAGCAGTTCCTGCAACAGCGCGTGGGCCTGCTGGACGCCGTAGTGTTCTCCGGGGGGGAGGCAACGGTTGACAAGGCGCTGCCTGCCGCCATGGCGGCGGTCAAAGCGATGGGGTTCCGCGTGGGCTTGCATACCGCTGGGTGCTACCCAGCCAGGCTGGACAAGGTGCTGCCACTGTGCGACTGGGTCGGTTTGGACGTGAAAACCCTGTGGGCGGACTATGATCAGCTGACCGCCACACCTGGCAGTGGCCGGGCAGCAGAAGCATCGTTGAATCAGCTGCTGCTATCTGGTGTGCCACATCAGATCCGCACCACGGTGCATGAGGCATGGCTGCCGGCAGGAAAGTTGCTTGCGTTGCAATCCATGCTATCGAGCTATCCCGTAGCCAGTCATGTATTGCAACCCTTTCGGAAAGAAGGATGCCGCGAGGAATTCATAGCAAGATTGCTATGA